The following coding sequences are from one Candidatus Sysuiplasma acidicola window:
- a CDS encoding cysteine hydrolase, translated as MINDFVTGRFGSKRAEHIVPAVGALIDRARSAGIPVFYLRDSHHPDDPEMRVWGRHAMAGTRGSEIVKELRPERGEKVFAKKQYSGFFSSPLDRTLKAAGVDEIYFAGISADICVQHNVADAFFRGYRLTVVSDCVESMNPARKKAALKYMKEIYGTSIVSLGKVKF; from the coding sequence ATGATTAACGACTTCGTCACTGGCAGGTTCGGCTCGAAAAGAGCGGAGCATATCGTGCCCGCTGTCGGTGCGCTGATTGACAGAGCAAGAAGTGCTGGCATTCCTGTTTTTTACCTCAGGGATTCGCATCATCCCGACGATCCTGAGATGCGTGTATGGGGAAGACACGCCATGGCCGGTACCCGTGGATCAGAAATAGTGAAAGAGCTCAGGCCAGAACGCGGTGAGAAGGTCTTCGCCAAGAAGCAATATTCGGGCTTCTTCAGCTCCCCTCTTGACAGGACGCTGAAAGCCGCAGGTGTCGATGAAATATATTTTGCCGGAATCAGCGCCGATATATGTGTACAGCACAATGTCGCCGACGCTTTCTTCCGCGGATACAGACTGACCGTTGTCAGCGATTGCGTCGAGAGTATGAATCCTGCAAGGAAGAAAGCAGCTCTGAAATACATGAAGGAAATCTATGGCACATCCATAGTTTCTCTTGGTAAGGTGAAATTCTGA
- a CDS encoding preprotein translocase subunit Sec61beta — protein MAKKKGEGFQSAAGLIRYFDAEDEKALKVNPWLVVALIIATVVIIEYLTISFPNA, from the coding sequence ATGGCCAAGAAAAAAGGTGAAGGTTTCCAGTCCGCGGCAGGTCTGATAAGATATTTCGACGCCGAGGATGAAAAGGCGCTTAAAGTGAATCCATGGCTCGTCGTCGCTCTCATAATCGCCACGGTTGTTATAATCGAATACCTGACGATATCGTTTCCAAATGCCTGA